The Ptychodera flava strain L36383 chromosome 7, AS_Pfla_20210202, whole genome shotgun sequence DNA window taaaaatgcgatgtgccatgtctccagatttctaaaatatcgttcgttgaccgttcgacggaatactcatttcgcaaacttgtgacgcagttgaaattcaatactgaccgccaaataatcttaatgagactaatcattctagacatcctccaaattatccaaccattcgcgttaaagttcagctcgcttagaggatcataacattcttcgccttcgtttagatcgaccctaatctctcccatttaggaaataaatacacaagctaccttgacaaaacttcgtgcaccatccaggaccaaacacactacaaatctgtcttgacgtcatcatctccttacatggtaatcggcataccgtattttttagcaaaggagacacagaatacgtcggagtattcagtttcaaaacgtattacattgtgtgatgttgtcaaaaaaaggtaatgttactgcagtggtataaattacaaaacacaaaagttcaaatcagtttattttggactggcttacccaacatttcatattgtttcttatgccagatttgaccacgtgcttactggcgacccctttacatgcaaattttgtgtcaaatggtgtgttctcctggaaaacaaacgtacgatttttATATGAAGgagcgaaatttgccctcaaaactcgaaaccacccctttggggtgtacctagctattttgaacgagcttctcgaatctgcagctctatttcgaaatgatggtctggttttctcagctcaaggataagtgttctccatcgctgtgggcattactattctcaactgggggtacagtttccagtcgtaatgtttttcattgtgtccgggatacaaaacctttccttttcacaattttacttcggttaacactagtccacatcttgtcagcgattaaacatgtttcaagtttaaatgttaaattctggtctcgagccctcttgttcgaccaaactgaaattacccctcccactttggctcgtccagtgggtgtagcaagggtcgtgccatcgcctaggaaacggagggtgcattaattgttgcatttcgatgcacattttgattatattcagaagattttgtggcaaaaactcagatagagaagcattaatattcacatctcacttattcaagactggctgagagcagcacttccattcagttaacatcattacgccatttattatgccaagaaagatgaagccaagacattttgccctccctggtctcagccaggaatggttataccttacagagttttttcccacggaatgaaaacaaatgtacttgggctgaggcccaagtacaataatataaCACTTGTGTATGCATTCATCGCTATGTAAGCGTTACTGTCCCTTTAGGTGATGCCGCGGGTGAAATGCTTAAATACATACTTGACACTGGTGCGCCTGACTTTTAAATCATTGCgcataaggctgcattcacaaacaatgACGGGGGACTAGACGATTCGCGATTGAAATctctttttttcagatccccctcgaTACCCTCAAAAAACTCTAGTCCCCCTCCCctgtctatatgatcaaaatttttcaagtcccccaaaaTTATTATATAGCCCCAGATTATTAGGTATGTACGCACAGAAAGaataaacacgtattgcgcAATTCTGCttgcagatgttcgacactacctgtcatcagcagtttgtagagccatattcttAAATTGGTTCATTTTTACGGCATCAGTAGTCTAAGTCGACTTGAGTTAATGCAATTCTGGCCAAGTCAATGACACCTGCTGCAGTTGAAGACTACACAAAAtaacgatcatgagagagtgtgCAAATCGGGAATTCTTGACCAAATATTGCCAATTTTGACAACTAGGCACAGTAGCCtacgaaaataaaaatttgttttcgaaATTACACGACATATATGACTTAGATGCTAccttaaaatgttttacaaaaagaCAATATTGGAAGTTTAAGATGTTCCATCAATTAAATCTCATTTTAATCTAAGACATTTTGGATGTAatcatggcaaatttggtaacaaaTTCCATTTAAtcatttatgttttcatttcaattagATTCTTTAATTAGCAAATTTTCCTTTAatgttattttacgatgagaatggGCAAATTTCGATcattgcatgaacttgaaatgaatggttttatatattaaGAAATTTTCGTGAAAAACAATGAACTTTCATTGTACACCTTGTCGAAAATTAAGCATTTTGCCCTtatcttttttaaatatttgattattctaacatgccagaattcaaaaatccctgacaACTGTGTATCCTCCTGGTCTTCTATGTgatgctctctggcctgatttTAAGCACAAGAATGTTTAAATGCCATAAGCGTCATATGcacttcaattatcaccaaatatttATAGAGAGTTACatgttttgtcgacaaactgaatgttGTGTTTCGGcttgctgtagggagacagcaagaaactgagTTTGATATATTACATGGACGTATTGAaagaaattatcaacagttgcatcTTTAGCCCCGATACGAGACCTACTTGTTTCTTTTTAACGAAAATCAATGGCGTTCATAATTTTTAGATGATTTTTAGATAAACGTCGTGAAATGCGACAATATGGttcttgattttgtttaatcactaacattagaaccattggatgacattaaCATTTtggaaaccaaaatattttcaggttccCGCTCATAGGCAAAGCAAAAGTTTCAAGTCCCCATCTACTACCCCCAGCCTTTTCAAATCCCCTGAATTCGTCCAGCCCAACCAGTTTTTTGTACGCAGCCTTAGTTTTGGTGACGTTTGCAACCTCAGTCACAACTGACTCTCAGATGTTCTCGCAGAGTGCCTGCACACGATAAGCCTTTGTTGCAGACTGAAAAAACAAAGCGTTTTATAATATCCTTGTCAGGATGTATCTCTGTAATCCTGTCTTGCGACGCCTGGTCAAGTGTCTGGAAATCGTTTCAGATTGTTTGAGATCGTCCCATTGTGGGGTGAAAGTTTGTTACTGCCATCGTCAATATCATTGTTGATTCTGGACATTTTGACAATACTACTGTTGTCACTTTTTGCCACATCATCTCTATCCACGCCATTATAATCATCGGTGGCACTAAACATAGTATTCTCGTTGAGATAACAGATTTCACTGTCACTGTAGTCAGCCTTGTCCacatcactatcatcattttCAGTCCTCGCTGGCCATTTGTCCCATACAACTGATTCCCGAGTACCCTCATTGGgcacaaaattatttttatgtggTTCCAATTTCGATTTGATGTGCTCCCATAACGATATCCGCGGTTGATTGGCATTCTACAGTAGATTTGTGTTCTGGTAGCTCATGTCAGGCTTGGAAAAGATGTCCTTAACACCATTGGTGTTGTTTAAATGCGAACTTAGTAATTAATTATGGGAATTATGCATTGGTGATGAACAGGGAGGGATGCGTTGTGTTTCGATGGTCTCAGCGTCATGCTTTGGGTGGTGCTTTCCTTTGTCTCAGATATGTTAGCACTGGATTCAAGGCATTTATTCGGTGGCAGTATGCATTTTCCCCCTGTTATATCTTGACGGTACATGAATCAGTGGAAGTGAGTACATGGTCTTTTCCTTTGGACTAGTGTGCCCATCAGGGGGCTGCTTCCATCAGTTGGCGACAAACCTTCCTGTACAGATCCATTTTCACAGTCCGAGTTCTGGCCATTTGTTGGCCCCTCTGTTTGGATGAATGACTGATGCTGTGATGTTGTCCTGTACCAATGTGACATATGAGAGGGAGGCTGATCCAGATTGGGGGAGCTGCCTTGAAAAACTCTCTGCACCAATTCTGTGTCTGGCACACGGCAAACCCTGTGTAACAGCACTGACTGCAATGTTTCCATACAAGAAAGCCTTTGCATAGGTCTAGCAGAGTTGTTGCTTTCTTTAGGCAAATTTCGATGGTTCATAGTTGGGGATGAAGATTGGTACGTATGGGCTACCAGTCTACCCTCTTTAGAGTCTGAAGATCTAGCTTTGGGATTTGGGGAGAGAGTTTGGGTATGTGGTGCAGTTAACTTTGGTGATACCTGTTGGCTGCTGTTATGGGTTGGTGAGCTACTATTATGTTGCTTTTGCTGTGTTTTTAATGTGGATAACTGTTTGAACCTTTGTCGAGAGGTCTTGCTTTGGTACGGTCGATCACCATTGTGCATTCGAAGATGTTCCTTTAGGTGATGAGACAGTGGAAAAGCTTTGAAACACACTGGGCACCGATGGCGCCCTCCGTCATGTGGACCAGTGTGCACTAACCGTTCATGGCGCTTGAAGTTGCTGGAATGGCTGAACGCTTTGCCACAGATTTTACAGGTGTATGGCTTCCCTCTTGTGTGGGTTTTAACATGCTCCTTAAGCAATGAGAGCTGGGTAAAGGCTTTACCACACAGCCTACACTGATAGCGCCTTTTGGCTTGTGTAGATACGTCGTAAAACTGGAACTCTGACGATGCCTCGCTGTTTGGTGATGCTTCATCATTTGAAGACCCATTACTTTTTTCTGCATTGTCTTCAGGATCATGATGCTGCACTGTATAAACAGCCATAGTggtttttgcatattttgctCCACGGGGAACTCTTTCTGCTGGTTTTCTCCTCGAAAGGTCAAGAGGTTTCCACAGTTCTTCATCGTCTTTTGCATGCTGTTCTCCATGACTTTGATGGAGTTGATCTGTGACTTCATGTCTCGGAGACAGAGATTGGACAGGTGTATCATTCCTATGGCATGGCTCATCCGCGGTAGCATGTAATAAAGTCtcttccccttctgacttggcATGCTGGGACCTGGTCAGTTCAGAGATATCTTCAATGTTTTCACTAGTCTGTGTACAAGAGGTCTTGTTCTGCTGAAACCCGAAATGGTGGTCATTTTCATTCTTCTCAAGATTTGGAAAGTTCTCTCTGCTTGCCTCCATGTTTTTCACAGATTCCTGGCATGGAACATCTCCAGCACTTTGCAAGCTCCCCATTTCAAGATTTGATTTGGTTGCAGTCTGTCCTGTACACCTTTCCTCTCCATTTATTTGCTCTATAAGCGCTCTTCTGATCATGACGTCTGTGAGTTTTTCTCGGGGAAAAACCATTCTTTCATTTGTTTCTGTATATACGTTACTATTATCTGGCTTACATTCATATCTCTTGGTAATGGCTTTGATCACATCATGCATCTGCAGACGCCTTTGCGGGATGTGTCGAGATCTGTCCTTACCACTTGCTGCTTGATTAGTGTAAGTTTCTGCAACTTGTTCAGAAATATCTTCAAACTCTTTCTGGCTGACTTCTGTCAAATTGACATGACGTGTCAAATCACCATACTCTGTTTCTGAATTGCTTTCATCGCTTATGGATATCACCTCACATTGGCTAGAATGGCCAGAATCTGAGCTAGTTACATTGTACGTAGTGTTATTTTCACCCTCTTCCAAACACCGTGAGTCCTCAGAGTGTGTGCAATGGCCAAACCACCCATCATTTCTCTCTTCCGATTTTAGAAGACCAGTTTCACCAGACACTTCTTGGTCATCCTTTTGGTAAGTTAGTTCGCTTGATATGTATTTTCTAAGTTGGTCCGTGGTTCCGTAAAACTGGGTTCCGTCTTCAGCATCGATGATGCGAATGAAGATGCTGCATCCCGTCAAAAGGGAAAATCCATGACACTGCAATTGCATAAAAACGTGCTATTTAACAGTTATTACTACACAAAAAGTAGGATGAAAAACAGCTATGAAAATAGTTCTGAGGATTTTCAAGAATAGTTAGACATTAAGAGGTTATTACCCAGTATCAGCATAATTGTCATTTATGCTGCATCAGACAcaagacgaagtcgagtgtcggatacagcacaaatgacactcatgctgattcGACGCAATGAACTGGAGATATTTGTCATACTTATCAACAGCATCTGACAAATGATAGGAAAAAACTTCAATATTTAATCTTTTATTTTATTCGGCCTTGTCTATAACAAGCGAAATATTTGTGTAAACGGGCTCCATTCAGAAATCTATATAACCTGGTTAGAGCAGAAGTGAACACCACGCATTACAAATCCACATTTCAATGAACACCATCAAATATAATCGCGTGGGAAGAATTATACCCATCAAAAACTTTCGGCTGCTTTAAATCTCTCCCGATTCCGATCACGCTCGACCGTcgcacagtaagtgagactacccacaattctccatgatctgtacacacggagatcactcactgagctgaaacaaatttcttctgtacggAGAaaaactcggtccatatttcaaaattctggcaacatagttctgatcattataattttctgattctcactgtgaataatgagaagatcaaccccttttccgcggaggagatagcaattttgtaattttgtcgacatagatttttgacagccatacacaatattttcaaggaaactaagggaataagttgtatctgtgttggcaaaagaaagggtattgatttttttcaatgttcgtaacaaaggatgAGAACATcctagttgctgataactttatcttgacaagtgtgcaaattttagcacctccaaacatcgacttctcattcaatttactcttgaattttaagcataatcaataattttggaacatagttttaacaaataatcctgaacttaaattgtaagttaaaaattgttaaaaactgataaaattgaaaaagcctttagcaaaaactgtctgagtgaacaaatcgaggggaattgtgggtagcctcacttactgagCGTCGTACGCAGTGGAgaggggcggccattttgtttctttacacTTTGTATTGTCATGTCAACAGGTGTCACGCACGCAGCATCGCGTTACGTCACTGCCTGGTCGAAGGTGCCGAGCCATGCGAACGGTAGAATGTTTGCTTATAGCTTGACCAAAATAATTAGAATTCTAATGGATTAACCATCACAAGGTTCAACACATTTTTCCCGTATTTGGCTGCCCGAAGTGTCCTTCTTCCTCAAAGcccttcaattttttatatAGACTCAGCAACATCACATCGCAGGGGGAGAGCGGCAGCCACTTTGTATGTTTTACTTTGTGTACTATGAACTTGCAAATGTAGATCGGGAAAATGAAAACTCGTGACGTTTATCATGCATATCTCTACGTTTACGGTAAAATATCGTGGCGGACATTTAAACGTAGACAGGAATGCTTAGGATAGAAAGATGATGGCAATAGCATATGGTAACATCCATTCTCACTTATTATCTATTTACAACTCTATTTAAAAATACTTTGCCTGTGTATCTTACCATATATGACTTGTAAAAATTCAACAGAGAGTCAGAAAAATTCAATAACCTATAAATACAGTTTACAAAATTCATAATTAAAGTTGAAGCGTAAAGTGccaaatctttaaaaaaaaaaaccacggCAAACAGACTGGCACTAAAGTTACACATGATAAATTGTGTaaaatgatgtaaaattattttgaagttCGATGAATAAGAAACATCCAATCATGCATGTTTATAAGGCCACAGAAAAATCCAATGTTTCAAATGTCCGGTAAAATTAGTTAAATAATTACATATTCGGCCCAAACTACAACTTGACTGTCATGGGCAATGATTTTCAACATTTAACATGCAAAAGAATCATCCCTCCTAAAGTTATAACTTGCTTTTTCAAACCCTAGAAACCATTTACAATTGGTTTGTCTCATTCAAACATGTCCGAATTAAGGTTATCTAGGATGGTTGGTCAGTGCCGCGCCCTAAAATGCCACGTACCTTTTGGAACAGTGCCCTCTTCAGTTCCCTTGCTGCTAATGTCTCCTTCTCCATTGCATACATCTACAACAAAAGGCAAACAGaaactttttaaaaagaaaatctcAAAGGCAAAAGGTTTTTGAAACCAtgctgatttttgaaaataatcatgATTATAAAGCTCCGCCAGTTAAAGAGAAAGTTAATTTGGGAAATGAGTTTGCATACCGTGCAAAATCCGAAAGAAATATAatctgtcaaaatttgaaaggcGAAACAAATTGCGCTTCAACACCCTACAATCAAATTGATCATATTTCTGAAACAGTCAACGATGACTGATTGGCTTTCCCTGGGTCTATTATATGACGCACATAATTTACGGGTGCCCACTATTTGAGTAAATCGGATGGAAATCGAAGCCTTCGGTCAAACAGACTGCTTGTATAAAACGAGATGCGTAAGTTTACATTTCTctatttccaaaataaaataaaagccacacgtttttggtcaaaaatatttcatgtaGACACACAATTTATACAACAAGTTCCTTGTTCTTCATCAATGCAGTGACATGAaacattttttacatattttactcTGATTAAGTCACAAATACAGAACATTTCGTCGTAAAGCCTTTAAGGGTTGGGTCGACAGTTTAATCTATGGGGTATTTGTGGGAACATTGGTTAGACGCACCGTAAAGTGCAAGCATGTCTTCACCCACCATCTTTACATGTGAGCACCATTTTGGCAGAGTTTGCCACCAGTTAACGTTTCTCGAAAATTGATagtcaaaactttaaaaaaactttATTCCTTTGCGTATCAACCCTAGTTGTTTTCGTAATCAGAAATAAATATCTTAGACAACACGCAGGTTCTCGGAATTCTCAAATTTcctgatatttgaaaaattaattgtGTCAGTCTTTGTGCTAAGGGGTAAATACATTTGATTTCCAATTTTTAaagaataacattttgaaatctatTTTGTTCCGCAGCTTTCAATACAAATGAAACCTATCCAATCAAAATCGTCTTTTTGCGGCCATACCGACTGAAAGCAGTGTACGCTATTATGAGAATTAGGAGTCGCCACCTTCCAGCCCAAGTCAAGCCCCCAACAAGGTAACGCAGGCCACAATTATGTCGGTGAAAAGGTAAAGTACAATTGACTGCTCCATTAAGTAAACTTTGATCAGCCTCACATAGCGTTGACCCTAGGTCGATCGACGTGAGTGACTCCAGCCTGAATAAAATTTCTTAGACTGGACTCGTATTCTGATCCATCAATCATGTTATAGATAAACACGATAAGGGATCCCTGGTCATATGATCTGTACCGACGAGCAACGATAAACGGCCAATACCAATATCCGTCCATGCCATCTTCCCTCAGGTCCTCAATGCAGTCTATGATAAAGTATCTCGAGACGTATTATACTTTGCTCTGAATTTGTGCAAAAATCTTCATGTTGTTTATTAATGAAGGCAGTATATCATTAGGATCACTGTATGGTCacccattgggcatttcaaaaacatggtgaccccctacccttatcaccaaagtcaaaaacagggtgacccccatgaatccaccggcccgcCAGGCCGaacaaactgaccagtcccttggAATAGGGAGCATTCGCTTTTACGGGTAGGGGGTCGGTAGAACTTGAGCgataaatgaaatgtaaaaagcgacccccctccaaatcaaatttctaaagtGTGACCCCACCAAAATTAATCAATTGTAAATTCTgactgaaccccccccccccaaaaaaaaaaaaaaatcatcagatttgatttatCAAACCTTTGCACCTTATAGCCCTGGGCTGaaaaattaggcccttcaaaagtgtttgcaagaaaaagagttacccaccccagttttcaccaaaaaaacaGCAACCCtcccccagatgtcacagtccgtatcaataatatcttaattgacttataatttctcatttgacctttgaactttcaaagattcctttgtgaactttacaaataatcactgggtgaaatttcaatatcatattggtttttcagatctgctcttacaaatataatattctctTCACgtaaatttatatcaattgtcaaactttttaaaagcacagattttaatagctagtcttgtattgtaaaaaatattcaaagtttcctcacagaccacaatgtatagagaatcaacatttttggtgaaattctaaaatcaaatttcttgtacacacatgaacttgtaactgccctagtctaatcaagtacactaatatcgataatcaagagtacataaatacacagatttacctagttttgtattggaaaaaaattattcatagtttcctcatagaccaacatgtatagtgaatcaacatctcGATGAAATTCctaaatccaatttcttgcgcaaacatccacttgtaaccaccctagtctaatcaagtacattaatatcaataatcaatcgTACATaagtacacagatttagctagttttgtattcgaaaaaaaaatattcatagtttcctcacagACAAGATagcgaatcaacatttcggtgaatttccaaaatcaacttTCTTGCTCTCACAGGCACCGGAACTACACtattctgatcaagtacattgatatcaattatcaagagtacataaatacacagatttagctagttttgtattggaaaaaaattcatagtttcctcatagaccaacatgtatagtgaatcaacatctcGATGAAATTCctaaatccaatttcttgcacaaaacttccacttgtaaccacccaagtctaatcaagtacattaatatcaataatcaatcgtacataaatacatagatttagctagttttatatttaaaagaaattattcatagtatcctcatagactactcatagattatgtatggacgATCAaacaacattttggtgaaattccaaagtcaatttttttctataacTCCATACaaccttttgaaaaatttgatccccccccccccctaacaaCGGTTTCTTGAAGTCAAACCTCCCCCATTTCCACCGACCCGGACCCCTCCCTCCCTGTAAAATGCGAATGCTCCCTTATGGATGTGTGATTTGCTGTCTTTCTATTGAAAACTACGCGCTAGGAATTCCTCTAGATTGTACATGAACGATCATCATTCTGTTCCCTCTGCCGTAAATAGTTTTCAAACCGGCCTAGAAATGAGTTAAAGACAAAAAAGAACTTTCATCGCGATTCATCCTTTGATGTACtcgggggtcaccttgcaaaccTTGGAGCTACGGAAACTAATGCCTAAATATATTTAAGCAAagaagcacacccagcgacggtataccacgatattttgaccagttcacgacatatatgcaagagcgatagcgagtgcatatatgaagtgaactggttgaaatcgagtggtataccgtcgctgggtgtgatttattgctactatatcataacagtatattggaaTTCTAGCGTTGAACGTCATAATCggattttgctcaagctgagagcacgcgtatgccagccgtggtatatcgtcAATACACCACgattcttttcgcgtctcgaccaatcagatcgcagtatttgcaccatcaaagTGATATTTCATGTTCAAAAGGCAGGGCTTgggaaaaatagaattttcaatttgacaaaaatatgacTGCAGAAATTTTATTCACTCAATCCACGGTTTCTCTAACCGTGCTCTATGAGCCCCAAAATGAACACAACGGGTGGTAGAACAAATAAAAGTATGAGAATCCGAAGTGCATTCTCCCTTAATCTTTTTCCCcgtttacatatttatttaataCTACTATACTCAGAAGTCCTGGCGTTTGACAGTTGTGTACTTCAGACTCTGTCTATTGGATTACTGTTCTCGTAGACTTGAATGTTGTCAACAACCTATGCACTGGACATACACATGCTGGGTGTACGCTTGCTGCGCCGTGAGCAATTCGACCTCATgccacatcacgagaatacatGGACATCGACTTTTGTCTAAATAAGTGGAATCGCCCGCCGTCGGATGATCGGTATCTGATAAGCGAGGTCGCCTCGGCATAATTTACACAAACTTGTTTGTCTGTCAACCATCTAATGCTGCTATCTTCGACAAAGTTTCCAACAGTCATGAAATGAGATTTATGAGATTGTCCTTGAGACAGGCCACTTCAAAAATGGGTCGACTCAAATAAGAGTCATTTCTGATCGTGATTCACCTTTTCAacttcagtctttcaacccctgcTATCTAAGAATAAGAATAGATAATGCAGAACAAAATTGTCTTTTTCCTATGACCCCAGATGTTAAATTTCATAGATCAGAATGAAGATTTTACTTTAATTAATGGTTATCATgtatatcaaaattgaaagatttctaATAAAAAAGTATCCAAAATATGTacccttcatccttcgagtcaACTATTGCTTCtataataaactttaaaatttctgCTTTTTACCAATGTAGTATGAGGAGGTTTTCGTGTCATTTTAATAAGACATTGTCGCTTCGACAACAAATGTATATTGGCT harbors:
- the LOC139136931 gene encoding zinc finger protein 44-like; amino-acid sequence: MYAMEKETLAARELKRALFQKCHGFSLLTGCSIFIRIIDAEDGTQFYGTTDQLRKYISSELTYQKDDQEVSGETGLLKSEERNDGWFGHCTHSEDSRCLEEGENNTTYNVTSSDSGHSSQCEVISISDESNSETEYGDLTRHVNLTEVSQKEFEDISEQVAETYTNQAASGKDRSRHIPQRRLQMHDVIKAITKRYECKPDNSNVYTETNERMVFPREKLTDVMIRRALIEQINGEERCTGQTATKSNLEMGSLQSAGDVPCQESVKNMEASRENFPNLEKNENDHHFGFQQNKTSCTQTSENIEDISELTRSQHAKSEGEETLLHATADEPCHRNDTPVQSLSPRHEVTDQLHQSHGEQHAKDDEELWKPLDLSRRKPAERVPRGAKYAKTTMAVYTVQHHDPEDNAEKSNGSSNDEASPNSEASSEFQFYDVSTQAKRRYQCRLCGKAFTQLSLLKEHVKTHTRGKPYTCKICGKAFSHSSNFKRHERLVHTGPHDGGRHRCPVCFKAFPLSHHLKEHLRMHNGDRPYQSKTSRQRFKQLSTLKTQQKQHNSSSPTHNSSQQVSPKLTAPHTQTLSPNPKARSSDSKEGRLVAHTYQSSSPTMNHRNLPKESNNSARPMQRLSCMETLQSVLLHRVCRVPDTELVQRVFQGSSPNLDQPPSHMSHWYRTTSQHQSFIQTEGPTNGQNSDCENGSVQEGLSPTDGSSPLMGTLVQRKRPCTHFH